One stretch of Solenopsis invicta isolate M01_SB chromosome 16, UNIL_Sinv_3.0, whole genome shotgun sequence DNA includes these proteins:
- the LOC113005425 gene encoding uncharacterized protein LOC113005425, whose product MSTESSNTELNSDCTTEVVRKRKKYKKTSLPSLERHSVNLDFDQDIKTILNNIYLRMDEISSKLDVSIINQTKLMTFLLPHEKKINRPNNLPALPLQSINDLRKFEKYLREPENMSATIKYISFYGSDPDETKATMNVIKKLMYNCLAKNINFKGLDPNSSKIPLEQCHMWDLIQGAVMCNKKENCDINKLKRACQNWLKQAPHRKQEIAYIPVKTPDASPRTPY is encoded by the exons ATGTCTACGGAGTCATCTAACACAGAATTAAACTCAGATTGTACTACAGAAgttgtaagaaaaagaaaaaagtacaaaaaaactTCACTTCCATCTTTAGAAAGACATTCTGTGAATTTAg attttgaccaagatataaaaacaattctaaacaatatatatcttaGAATGGACGAAATCAGCAGCAAGCTTGatgtatcaataataaatcaaacaaaattaatgaCTTTCCTTTTGCctcatgagaaaaaaataaatagaccCAATAATTTACCTGCCTTACCTCTACAATCTATAAATGATCTtcgaaaatttgagaaatactTGAGAGAGCCAGAAAATATGTCAGCTACG attaaatatattagtttttatggAAGTGATCCAGATGAAACAAAAGCAACGAtgaatgtgataaaaaaattaatgtacaactgtttggcaaaaaacataaattttaaaggtCTTGATCCCAATTCATCAAAAATTCCTCTTGAACAATGTCATATGTGGGACCTAATTcaag GTGCTGtgatgtgtaataaaaaagaaaattgtgacATTAATAAACTGAAGAGAGCATGTCAAAATTGGTTGAAGCAAGCTCCACATCGGAAGCAAGAAATTGCATATATTCCTGTTAAGACTCCTGACGCCTCACCGAGAACTCCGTATTGA
- the LOC113006024 gene encoding uncharacterized protein LOC113006024, translated as NISCQLPETDVVNNETCAAVHNVNSQVHRSTSISPDRIFNSPTKVLMRKIHREEVKSLKRKLHVINYIHKKAKKKIRDLKTVLKELQKRNLITEDEGDILQHLNEGTKELVKRDIRKKKLLPIAKKYPPKLRQFALSQ; from the coding sequence aatatttcttgtcaGTTGCCTGAGACAGATGttgtaaataatgaaacatGTGCTGCAGTGCATAATGTAAATTCTCAAGTACATCGTTCAACAAGCATCTCCCCTGATAGGATTTTTAATTCTCCTACCAAAGTTCTAATGCGAAAAATTCATAGAGAAGAAGTAAAATCTCTTAAAAGAAAGCTTCATGTCATAAATTATATCCACAAGAAAGCAAAGAAGAAAATTCGTGATTTAAAAACTGTCTTAAAGGAATTACAGAAACGAAACCTAATAACAGAAGATGAAGGTGACATATTGCAACATTTAAATGAAGGTACGAAAGAATTAGTAAAACGtgatataagaaaaaagaaactctTACCTATAGCCAAGAAATATCCTCCTAAATTACGTCAGTTTGCTTtatcccagtga